In Dunckerocampus dactyliophorus isolate RoL2022-P2 chromosome 14, RoL_Ddac_1.1, whole genome shotgun sequence, one DNA window encodes the following:
- the agpat4 gene encoding 1-acyl-sn-glycerol-3-phosphate acyltransferase delta isoform X1, whose amino-acid sequence MSLVQLLKCHFLIHLIICYVFLVSGLIVNLLQLCTLPLWLVNKQLARKVNCRLAYCISSQMVAALEWWSGTECTLYTDPKSVPLYGKENAIVILNHSFEIDFLCGWTFCERFGVLGSSKVLAKKELAYVPIIGWMWYFLEVVFCKRKWEEDRKTVTLSLQNLRDYPENYWFLLHCEGTRFTPKKHQISMQVAESKGLPKLKYHLLPRTKGFWMTVQNLRGTVAAVYDSTLNFRNNETPTLLGILNGKKYHADLYVRRIPLDLIPEDEAECAAWLHKLYQEKDSFQEGYMQTGRFPGPTVSPPRRPWSLINWMFWSCLTCYPLGLLLLQLMSSGSVTTILVSVALCTAGWSHAFKEILGDVAPLLRVSRTILAFNPLLFVS is encoded by the exons ATGAGCCTGGTGCAGCTGCTGAAATGCCACTTCTTGATCCACCTGATCATCTGCTACGTGTTCCTGGTCAGCGGCCTCATCGTCAACCTGCTCCAGCTATGCACTTTACCTCTTTGGCTGGTCAACAAACAGCTGGCCCGCAAGGTCAACTGCAGGTTGGCCTACTGCATCAGCAGCC AGATGGTAGCTGCATTGGAGTGGTGGTCAGGGACTGAATGCACGCTTTACACAGACCCAAAGAGTGTCCCTCTGTACGGAAAGGAAAATGCAATTGTGATTCTCAACCACAGTTTTGAGATAGATTTCCTGTGTGGCTGGACCTTCTGTGAGAGATTTGGTGTTCTTGGG agttCCAAAGTTCTTGCCAAAAAGGAGTTGGCTTACGTTCCAATTATTGGTTGGATGTGGTATTTCCTGGAGGTCGTTTTCTGCAAGAGGAAATGGGAAGAGGACAGAAAGACGGTGACCCTGAGTCTTCAGAACTTAAGGGATTACCCTGAAAACTATTGG TTTTTGCTGCACTGTGAAGGAACACGCTTCACACCGAAGAAGCATCAAATCAGCATGCAGGTGGCAGAGAGCAAAGGTTTGCCCAAACTGAAGTATCATCTTTTACCAAGAACCAAAGGCTTCTGGATGACTGTTCAAAACCTCAGAGGAACTG TCGCAGCTGTGTACGACTCCACGCTTAACTTCAGAAACAATGAAACACCAACCCTGCTGGGAATACTTAACGGGAAGAAATACCATGCAGACTTATATGTAAG GAGAATCCCACTGGATCTGATCCCGGAAGATGAAGCTGAGTGTGCTGCTTGGCTCCACAAACTCTACCAAGAAAAG GACAGTTTTCAAGAGGGCTACATGCAGACAGGGCGGTTCCCCGGTCCCACAGTGAGCCCTCCACGTCGCCCCTGGTCATTGATCAACTGGATGTTCTGGTCTTGCCTTACCTGCTACCCACTGGGCCTGCTCCTCCTGCAGCTCATGTCCTCAGGATCAGTCACAACCATCTTGGTTTCAGTGGCTCTATGCACTGCAGGTTGGTCTCATGCATTCAAAGAAATCCTCGGCGATGTCGCCCCGCTTTTAAGGGTTTCACGGACCATCCTTGCATTTAACCCGCTCCTCTTTGTTTCATAA
- the agpat4 gene encoding 1-acyl-sn-glycerol-3-phosphate acyltransferase delta isoform X5, which produces MSLVQLLKCHFLIHLIICYVFLVSGLIVNLLQLCTLPLWLVNKQLARKVNCRLAYCISSQMVAALEWWSGTECTLYTDPKSVPLYGKENAIVILNHSFEIDFLCGWTFCERFGVLGSSKVLAKKELAYVPIIGWMWYFLEVVFCKRKWEEDRKTVTLSLQNLRDYPENYWFLLHCEGTRFTPKKHQISMQVAESKGLPKLKYHLLPRTKGFWMTVQNLRGTVAAVYDSTLNFRNNETPTLLGILNGKKYHADLYVRRIPLDLIPEDEAECAAWLHKLYQEKDSFQEGYMQTGRFPGPTVSPPRRPWSLINWMFWSCLTCYPLGLLLLQLMSSGSVTTILVSVALCTAAADLTSCNLQ; this is translated from the exons ATGAGCCTGGTGCAGCTGCTGAAATGCCACTTCTTGATCCACCTGATCATCTGCTACGTGTTCCTGGTCAGCGGCCTCATCGTCAACCTGCTCCAGCTATGCACTTTACCTCTTTGGCTGGTCAACAAACAGCTGGCCCGCAAGGTCAACTGCAGGTTGGCCTACTGCATCAGCAGCC AGATGGTAGCTGCATTGGAGTGGTGGTCAGGGACTGAATGCACGCTTTACACAGACCCAAAGAGTGTCCCTCTGTACGGAAAGGAAAATGCAATTGTGATTCTCAACCACAGTTTTGAGATAGATTTCCTGTGTGGCTGGACCTTCTGTGAGAGATTTGGTGTTCTTGGG agttCCAAAGTTCTTGCCAAAAAGGAGTTGGCTTACGTTCCAATTATTGGTTGGATGTGGTATTTCCTGGAGGTCGTTTTCTGCAAGAGGAAATGGGAAGAGGACAGAAAGACGGTGACCCTGAGTCTTCAGAACTTAAGGGATTACCCTGAAAACTATTGG TTTTTGCTGCACTGTGAAGGAACACGCTTCACACCGAAGAAGCATCAAATCAGCATGCAGGTGGCAGAGAGCAAAGGTTTGCCCAAACTGAAGTATCATCTTTTACCAAGAACCAAAGGCTTCTGGATGACTGTTCAAAACCTCAGAGGAACTG TCGCAGCTGTGTACGACTCCACGCTTAACTTCAGAAACAATGAAACACCAACCCTGCTGGGAATACTTAACGGGAAGAAATACCATGCAGACTTATATGTAAG GAGAATCCCACTGGATCTGATCCCGGAAGATGAAGCTGAGTGTGCTGCTTGGCTCCACAAACTCTACCAAGAAAAG GACAGTTTTCAAGAGGGCTACATGCAGACAGGGCGGTTCCCCGGTCCCACAGTGAGCCCTCCACGTCGCCCCTGGTCATTGATCAACTGGATGTTCTGGTCTTGCCTTACCTGCTACCCACTGGGCCTGCTCCTCCTGCAGCTCATGTCCTCAGGATCAGTCACAACCATCTTGGTTTCAGTGGCTCTATGCACTGCAG CAGCAGATTTGACATCTTGTAAT CTTCAGTAG
- the agpat4 gene encoding 1-acyl-sn-glycerol-3-phosphate acyltransferase delta isoform X3: MSLVQLLKCHFLIHLIICYVFLVSGLIVNLLQLCTLPLWLVNKQLARKVNCRLAYCISSQMVAALEWWSGTECTLYTDPKSVPLYGKENAIVILNHSFEIDFLCGWTFCERFGVLGSSKVLAKKELAYVPIIGWMWYFLEVVFCKRKWEEDRKTVTLSLQNLRDYPENYWFLLHCEGTRFTPKKHQISMQVAESKGLPKLKYHLLPRTKGFWMTVQNLRGTVAAVYDSTLNFRNNETPTLLGILNGKKYHADLYVRRIPLDLIPEDEAECAAWLHKLYQEKDSFQEGYMQTGRFPGPTVSPPRRPWSLINWMFWSCLTCYPLGLLLLQLMSSGSVTTILVSVALCTAAADLTSCNVSYISF; this comes from the exons ATGAGCCTGGTGCAGCTGCTGAAATGCCACTTCTTGATCCACCTGATCATCTGCTACGTGTTCCTGGTCAGCGGCCTCATCGTCAACCTGCTCCAGCTATGCACTTTACCTCTTTGGCTGGTCAACAAACAGCTGGCCCGCAAGGTCAACTGCAGGTTGGCCTACTGCATCAGCAGCC AGATGGTAGCTGCATTGGAGTGGTGGTCAGGGACTGAATGCACGCTTTACACAGACCCAAAGAGTGTCCCTCTGTACGGAAAGGAAAATGCAATTGTGATTCTCAACCACAGTTTTGAGATAGATTTCCTGTGTGGCTGGACCTTCTGTGAGAGATTTGGTGTTCTTGGG agttCCAAAGTTCTTGCCAAAAAGGAGTTGGCTTACGTTCCAATTATTGGTTGGATGTGGTATTTCCTGGAGGTCGTTTTCTGCAAGAGGAAATGGGAAGAGGACAGAAAGACGGTGACCCTGAGTCTTCAGAACTTAAGGGATTACCCTGAAAACTATTGG TTTTTGCTGCACTGTGAAGGAACACGCTTCACACCGAAGAAGCATCAAATCAGCATGCAGGTGGCAGAGAGCAAAGGTTTGCCCAAACTGAAGTATCATCTTTTACCAAGAACCAAAGGCTTCTGGATGACTGTTCAAAACCTCAGAGGAACTG TCGCAGCTGTGTACGACTCCACGCTTAACTTCAGAAACAATGAAACACCAACCCTGCTGGGAATACTTAACGGGAAGAAATACCATGCAGACTTATATGTAAG GAGAATCCCACTGGATCTGATCCCGGAAGATGAAGCTGAGTGTGCTGCTTGGCTCCACAAACTCTACCAAGAAAAG GACAGTTTTCAAGAGGGCTACATGCAGACAGGGCGGTTCCCCGGTCCCACAGTGAGCCCTCCACGTCGCCCCTGGTCATTGATCAACTGGATGTTCTGGTCTTGCCTTACCTGCTACCCACTGGGCCTGCTCCTCCTGCAGCTCATGTCCTCAGGATCAGTCACAACCATCTTGGTTTCAGTGGCTCTATGCACTGCAG CAGCAGATTTGACATCTTGTAATGTAAGTTACATTTCCTTTTAA
- the agpat4 gene encoding 1-acyl-sn-glycerol-3-phosphate acyltransferase delta isoform X2 — MSLVQLLKCHFLIHLIICYVFLVSGLIVNLLQLCTLPLWLVNKQLARKVNCRLAYCISSQMVAALEWWSGTECTLYTDPKSVPLYGKENAIVILNHSFEIDFLCGWTFCERFGVLGSSKVLAKKELAYVPIIGWMWYFLEVVFCKRKWEEDRKTVTLSLQNLRDYPENYWFLLHCEGTRFTPKKHQISMQVAESKGLPKLKYHLLPRTKGFWMTVQNLRGTVAAVYDSTLNFRNNETPTLLGILNGKKYHADLYVRRIPLDLIPEDEAECAAWLHKLYQEKDSFQEGYMQTGRFPGPTVSPPRRPWSLINWMFWSCLTCYPLGLLLLQLMSSGSVTTILVSVALCTAASVGVRWMIGQTEINRASNYGESKVTRQNNN; from the exons ATGAGCCTGGTGCAGCTGCTGAAATGCCACTTCTTGATCCACCTGATCATCTGCTACGTGTTCCTGGTCAGCGGCCTCATCGTCAACCTGCTCCAGCTATGCACTTTACCTCTTTGGCTGGTCAACAAACAGCTGGCCCGCAAGGTCAACTGCAGGTTGGCCTACTGCATCAGCAGCC AGATGGTAGCTGCATTGGAGTGGTGGTCAGGGACTGAATGCACGCTTTACACAGACCCAAAGAGTGTCCCTCTGTACGGAAAGGAAAATGCAATTGTGATTCTCAACCACAGTTTTGAGATAGATTTCCTGTGTGGCTGGACCTTCTGTGAGAGATTTGGTGTTCTTGGG agttCCAAAGTTCTTGCCAAAAAGGAGTTGGCTTACGTTCCAATTATTGGTTGGATGTGGTATTTCCTGGAGGTCGTTTTCTGCAAGAGGAAATGGGAAGAGGACAGAAAGACGGTGACCCTGAGTCTTCAGAACTTAAGGGATTACCCTGAAAACTATTGG TTTTTGCTGCACTGTGAAGGAACACGCTTCACACCGAAGAAGCATCAAATCAGCATGCAGGTGGCAGAGAGCAAAGGTTTGCCCAAACTGAAGTATCATCTTTTACCAAGAACCAAAGGCTTCTGGATGACTGTTCAAAACCTCAGAGGAACTG TCGCAGCTGTGTACGACTCCACGCTTAACTTCAGAAACAATGAAACACCAACCCTGCTGGGAATACTTAACGGGAAGAAATACCATGCAGACTTATATGTAAG GAGAATCCCACTGGATCTGATCCCGGAAGATGAAGCTGAGTGTGCTGCTTGGCTCCACAAACTCTACCAAGAAAAG GACAGTTTTCAAGAGGGCTACATGCAGACAGGGCGGTTCCCCGGTCCCACAGTGAGCCCTCCACGTCGCCCCTGGTCATTGATCAACTGGATGTTCTGGTCTTGCCTTACCTGCTACCCACTGGGCCTGCTCCTCCTGCAGCTCATGTCCTCAGGATCAGTCACAACCATCTTGGTTTCAGTGGCTCTATGCACTGCAG CTTCAGTAGGAGTTCGTTGGATGATTGGCCAGACTGAGATCAACAGAGCTTCAAACTATGGTGAAAGCAAGGTGACGCGTCAAAACAACAACTAA
- the agpat4 gene encoding 1-acyl-sn-glycerol-3-phosphate acyltransferase delta isoform X6 gives MSLVQLLKCHFLIHLIICYVFLVSGLIVNLLQLCTLPLWLVNKQLARKVNCRLAYCISSQMVAALEWWSGTECTLYTDPKSVPLYGKENAIVILNHSFEIDFLCGWTFCERFGVLGSSKVLAKKELAYVPIIGWMWYFLEVVFCKRKWEEDRKTVTLSLQNLRDYPENYWFLLHCEGTRFTPKKHQISMQVAESKGLPKLKYHLLPRTKGFWMTVQNLRGTVAAVYDSTLNFRNNETPTLLGILNGKKYHADLYVRRIPLDLIPEDEAECAAWLHKLYQEKDSFQEGYMQTGRFPGPTVSPPRRPWSLINWMFWSCLTCYPLGLLLLQLMSSGSVTTILVSVALCTAADLTSCNLQ, from the exons ATGAGCCTGGTGCAGCTGCTGAAATGCCACTTCTTGATCCACCTGATCATCTGCTACGTGTTCCTGGTCAGCGGCCTCATCGTCAACCTGCTCCAGCTATGCACTTTACCTCTTTGGCTGGTCAACAAACAGCTGGCCCGCAAGGTCAACTGCAGGTTGGCCTACTGCATCAGCAGCC AGATGGTAGCTGCATTGGAGTGGTGGTCAGGGACTGAATGCACGCTTTACACAGACCCAAAGAGTGTCCCTCTGTACGGAAAGGAAAATGCAATTGTGATTCTCAACCACAGTTTTGAGATAGATTTCCTGTGTGGCTGGACCTTCTGTGAGAGATTTGGTGTTCTTGGG agttCCAAAGTTCTTGCCAAAAAGGAGTTGGCTTACGTTCCAATTATTGGTTGGATGTGGTATTTCCTGGAGGTCGTTTTCTGCAAGAGGAAATGGGAAGAGGACAGAAAGACGGTGACCCTGAGTCTTCAGAACTTAAGGGATTACCCTGAAAACTATTGG TTTTTGCTGCACTGTGAAGGAACACGCTTCACACCGAAGAAGCATCAAATCAGCATGCAGGTGGCAGAGAGCAAAGGTTTGCCCAAACTGAAGTATCATCTTTTACCAAGAACCAAAGGCTTCTGGATGACTGTTCAAAACCTCAGAGGAACTG TCGCAGCTGTGTACGACTCCACGCTTAACTTCAGAAACAATGAAACACCAACCCTGCTGGGAATACTTAACGGGAAGAAATACCATGCAGACTTATATGTAAG GAGAATCCCACTGGATCTGATCCCGGAAGATGAAGCTGAGTGTGCTGCTTGGCTCCACAAACTCTACCAAGAAAAG GACAGTTTTCAAGAGGGCTACATGCAGACAGGGCGGTTCCCCGGTCCCACAGTGAGCCCTCCACGTCGCCCCTGGTCATTGATCAACTGGATGTTCTGGTCTTGCCTTACCTGCTACCCACTGGGCCTGCTCCTCCTGCAGCTCATGTCCTCAGGATCAGTCACAACCATCTTGGTTTCAGTGGCTCTATGCACTGCAG CAGATTTGACATCTTGTAAT CTTCAGTAG
- the agpat4 gene encoding 1-acyl-sn-glycerol-3-phosphate acyltransferase delta isoform X4: MSLVQLLKCHFLIHLIICYVFLVSGLIVNLLQLCTLPLWLVNKQLARKVNCRLAYCISSQMVAALEWWSGTECTLYTDPKSVPLYGKENAIVILNHSFEIDFLCGWTFCERFGVLGSSKVLAKKELAYVPIIGWMWYFLEVVFCKRKWEEDRKTVTLSLQNLRDYPENYWFLLHCEGTRFTPKKHQISMQVAESKGLPKLKYHLLPRTKGFWMTVQNLRGTVAAVYDSTLNFRNNETPTLLGILNGKKYHADLYVRRIPLDLIPEDEAECAAWLHKLYQEKDSFQEGYMQTGRFPGPTVSPPRRPWSLINWMFWSCLTCYPLGLLLLQLMSSGSVTTILVSVALCTAADLTSCNVSYISF; encoded by the exons ATGAGCCTGGTGCAGCTGCTGAAATGCCACTTCTTGATCCACCTGATCATCTGCTACGTGTTCCTGGTCAGCGGCCTCATCGTCAACCTGCTCCAGCTATGCACTTTACCTCTTTGGCTGGTCAACAAACAGCTGGCCCGCAAGGTCAACTGCAGGTTGGCCTACTGCATCAGCAGCC AGATGGTAGCTGCATTGGAGTGGTGGTCAGGGACTGAATGCACGCTTTACACAGACCCAAAGAGTGTCCCTCTGTACGGAAAGGAAAATGCAATTGTGATTCTCAACCACAGTTTTGAGATAGATTTCCTGTGTGGCTGGACCTTCTGTGAGAGATTTGGTGTTCTTGGG agttCCAAAGTTCTTGCCAAAAAGGAGTTGGCTTACGTTCCAATTATTGGTTGGATGTGGTATTTCCTGGAGGTCGTTTTCTGCAAGAGGAAATGGGAAGAGGACAGAAAGACGGTGACCCTGAGTCTTCAGAACTTAAGGGATTACCCTGAAAACTATTGG TTTTTGCTGCACTGTGAAGGAACACGCTTCACACCGAAGAAGCATCAAATCAGCATGCAGGTGGCAGAGAGCAAAGGTTTGCCCAAACTGAAGTATCATCTTTTACCAAGAACCAAAGGCTTCTGGATGACTGTTCAAAACCTCAGAGGAACTG TCGCAGCTGTGTACGACTCCACGCTTAACTTCAGAAACAATGAAACACCAACCCTGCTGGGAATACTTAACGGGAAGAAATACCATGCAGACTTATATGTAAG GAGAATCCCACTGGATCTGATCCCGGAAGATGAAGCTGAGTGTGCTGCTTGGCTCCACAAACTCTACCAAGAAAAG GACAGTTTTCAAGAGGGCTACATGCAGACAGGGCGGTTCCCCGGTCCCACAGTGAGCCCTCCACGTCGCCCCTGGTCATTGATCAACTGGATGTTCTGGTCTTGCCTTACCTGCTACCCACTGGGCCTGCTCCTCCTGCAGCTCATGTCCTCAGGATCAGTCACAACCATCTTGGTTTCAGTGGCTCTATGCACTGCAG CAGATTTGACATCTTGTAATGTAAGTTACATTTCCTTTTAA